A window from Plasmodium cynomolgi strain B DNA, chromosome 7, whole genome shotgun sequence encodes these proteins:
- a CDS encoding inosine-5'-monophosphate dehydrogenase (putative) produces the protein MANGWPADKIFGDVMSYTYDDIICLPGYINFPMSDIDLCNNLTPDISLKTPIISSPMDTVTEHKMSISLALCGGLGIIHNNMSIENQIEEVKKVKRFENGFIFDPYTFSPEHTVADVIATKNKVGYKSYPITVDGKVGSKLVGIITGVDYLYLTDKTRKIKDIMTTEVVTDANKVLCEEKKSVLPIVNNNYELIALVCRNDMHKNKIFPHASKSQNKQLIVGASISTREHDLERANQLIKNMIDIICIDSSQGNSIYQIDTIKKIKGAHPDIPIIGGNVVTCDQAKNLIDAGADVLRIGMGSGSICTTQDVCAIGRAQGTAVYHVSNYAHTRSIKTIADGGIKNSGNIVKALSIGADFVMMGNLLAATEESCSDYYFENNVRLKIYRGMGSMEAMYNKGFNSKSRYLVEERKNDALCDQNEEIKVSQGVSASLVDKGSVLNLIPHLVKAVKHGFQSMGIRSIPELHSKLYSGDLKFDVRSFNTIKEGRISDNLIFTNKKFTP, from the exons ATGGCGAACGGATGGCCCGCGGATAAAATTTTCGGGGACGTCATGTCCTACACGTATGATGACATTATCTGCCTCCCGGGGTACATCAACTTCCCGATGAGCGATATCGATCTGTGCAATAATTTAACTCCAGACATATCGCTAAAAACGCCTATTATATCCTCCCCTATGGATACGGTGACAGAACATAAGATGTCAATTTCGCTAGCTCTATGTGGAGGATTAGGAATTATTCACAATAACATGAGTATAGAGAATCAAAtagaagaagtaaaaaaagtgaaaagatTCGAAAATGGGTTCATATTTGATCCGTATACATTTTCCCCAGAACACACAGTGGCAGATGTAATTGCtacgaaaaataaagttgggTATAAATCGTATCCCATAACAGTAGATGGAAAAGTGGGTTCAAAATTAGTTGGAATCATTACTGGAGTAGACTATCTATACCTTACAGAtaaaacgagaaaaataaaagatatcATGACGACAGAAGTCGTTACAG ATGCAAATAAAGTCctttgtgaagaaaaaaaaagcgtccTTCCAATTGTCAATAATAATTACGAGTTGATAGCTCTTGTATGCAGAAACgatatgcacaaaaataaaatttttccgCATGCTTCTAAAAGCCAAAATAAACAGCTAATCGTAGGAGCTTCCATCTCGACTAGGGAACATGACTTAGAGAGAGCCAACcagttgataaaaaatatgatagaTATTATTTGTATCGATTCATCTCAAGGGAATAGCATATACCAAATTGatacaattaaaaaaataaaaggagctCACCCAGATATTCCAATCATAGGAGGAAATGTGGTTACGTGTGATCAAGCTAAAAATTTAATAGATGCAGGAGCTGATGTGTTACGAATCGGGATGGGTAGTGGTTCTATTTGTACCACTCAAGATGTGTGTGCTATTGGAAGAGCTCAAGGTACAGCTGTCTACCATGTAAGTAATTATGCACACACGAGAAGTATTAAAACTATTGCTGATgggggaattaaaaattctgGAAATATTGTCAAAGCTTTATCTATTGGTGCAGACTTCGTCATGATGGGAAACCTCTTAGCTGCAACAGAAGAGAGCTGTAGTGATTACTACTTTGAAAATAATGTTCGTCTAAAAATATACAGAGGAATGGGTAGCATGGAGGCTATGTATAATAAAGGATTTAATTCGAAGAGTAGATATCTCGtagaggagagaaaaaatgatgcacTCTGTGATcagaatgaagaaataaaagtatCTCAAGGGGTGTCAGCTAGCTTAGTGGACAAAGGATCTGTTCTTAATTTGATTCCTCATCTAGTTAAGGCTGTTAAGCATGGCTTCCAAAGCATGGGTATTAGGAGCATCCCAGAACTGCACTCCAAGTTATACTCGGGGGACCTCAAATTCGACGTGCGCTCCTTCAACACCATCAAGGAAGGGCGCATAAGTGATAACCTTATATTCACCAATAAGAAGTTCACGCCGTGA
- a CDS encoding hypothetical protein (putative), giving the protein MDEAVRQVEGQFAQGSVAGDGDRGSNGDSDGGEVEGRPFEKHVEEEIKRRGTDEETVNKLIRSKFIDMFKVDDAVKKTNKQIKKSQSVSALLELFHQKRPKNIINIMYMFMYICRFKNANMMEYIYDRRFAFLTDTFEQVLKFYLYMFRKNMNCSEGKKERTVILNSRNIIFLLKYMNKLKLFYINLNIYNLLFLIMSQSLHLFSIDSLVVLLAYLNEYSYYGSEVHKKINMSILSRIFELVRVDRSNLSRLHFGHFKLLVPLLVKHRYVGGVGGVGGVSGVGGVRRVDGDDDAAPRLLGHFAKDTERLIESVRSGQASTRSKDICDVLFYDSKTKEQKKNKENYMAYLENQHMQQRKKDIKFLYNFLQYLMLGKFAQGEETVQRLVDLFLDSLSLFQVEDVLAIFFNSEQLQHGEQYSSLVTRCKRELLQQKSLLKDFQINQVLSFIILGYRRSVLFRDYHRCLFSNARYVLRRDQSNKGTPPSLHTLPRLLSCRSQMRTLQRKHLLSSQAFRDPQFLYDFTHDIHIFVKFKNIHLLKFVYNMYLLSLLYYKNADVLRIVSEVSYDLIETNIFSFIDQYAYYMYEDLYIIIKAFKYVSFFQIELIEPWKKFFFLLNHFSNSLNLENIYDIFFFVHICNLQKLKCENYDVFRVLTGRMKRILEILDKHDLHQFSTHPHTYLLNILNLVREKRNEHVSSFAQAFFYSVYRRLCGDSEKTPSGNTPNESTPSGNPSCGNPSCENPSCEAREAYRQVNSRPYNFRDARLFLQAFLLYHNEKQDHLNLKILHFILFNVEEFLCQMCQNVNYYHSDYIYGTQMAEFLSLVRQLVDKKLYNGQIMRMLVLITKHMIHIQGVHNGSDYVSGVNIWKTFFARFPQVTDANVWCFIRRHAPPTFRA; this is encoded by the coding sequence ATGGACGAGGCGGTTCGGCAGGTGGAGGGGCAGTTCGCGCAGGGGAGCGTCGCAGGGGATGGCGATCGTGGTAGCAATGGCGATTCCGATGGGGGAGAGGTGGAGGGACGCCCCTTTGAGAAGCACGTGGAGGAGGAAATCAAGAGGCGCGGCACGGACGAGGAGACGGTGAACAAACTGATACGCAGCAAATTCATCGATATGTTTAAAGTAGACGATGCGGTTAAGAAGACAAAcaaacagataaaaaaaagccaaagcGTGAGTGCACTACTGGAGCTGTTCCATCAAAAAAGACcaaaaaacataataaatattatgtacATGTTCATGTATATTTGTagatttaaaaatgcaaacatgatggaatatatatatgacaGAAGATTTGCCTTCTTAACTGATACCTTTGAACAGGTGTTGAAATTTTACCTGTacatgttcagaaaaaatatgaactgttcagaaggaaagaaggaaaggacAGTAATTTTAAACAGCAGGAACATAATCTTTTTActgaaatatatgaacaagttaaaattattttacataaatttgaatatttacaatttgcTATTTTTGATCATGTCTCAATCGCTTCACCTGTTCAGCATTGACTCGTTGGTAGTTCTATTGGCCTACTTGAATGAGTATTCTTACTACGGGAGTGAGGTTcacaagaaaataaatatgtcgATTTTGAGCAGGATCTTCGAACTTGTGCGGGTCGACAGGTCCAACCTGTCCAGACTCCACTTCGGCCACTTCAAGCTGCTCGTGCCGCTCCTCGTGAAGCACAGGTACGTCGGCGGGGTTGGCGGGGTTGGCGGGGTTAGCGGCGTTGGCGGTGTCAGACGTGTGGATGGCGATGACGACGCCGCGCCCCGCCTGCTGGGCCACTTCGCCAAGGACACTGAGCGCTTGATTGAAAGCGTGCGGAGTGGCCAAGCCTCCACACGCAGCAAGGACATCTGCGACGTCCTGTTCTACGACTCCAAaacgaaagaacaaaaaaaaaacaaagaaaattacaTGGCCTATTTGGAGAACCAACACATGcagcagaggaagaaggacatAAAATtcttatacaattttttgcaatacTTAATGCTTGGTAAGTTTGCGCAAGGGGAGGAAACTGTGCAAAGGCTAGtggatttatttttggaCAGTCTTTCCTTATTCCAAGTGGAGGATGTGctcgccatttttttcaactccgAACAGCTGCAACATGGAGAGCAGTACAGCTCGTTGGTGACCCGCTGCAAACGCGAGCTACTGCAACAGAAGAGCTTACTGAAGGATTTCCAAATAAACCAGGTGCTCTCCTTTATCATACTAGGCTATAGGCGGTCCGTCCTCTTCCGGGACTACCATCGGTGCCTGTTCTCGAACGCGCGCTACGTCCTGCGGAGGGACCAATCCAATAAGGGAACCCCCCCCAGCCTGCACACCCTTCCACGCCTACTGTCGTGCAGAAGCCAAATGCGCACCCTCCAGCGAAAGCACCTGCTCAGTAGCCAGGCCTTCAGAGACCCCCAGTTCCTCTACGACTTCACACATGacatacacatttttgtaaaatttaaaaatattcaccTCCTCAAGTTTGTGTACAACATGTACTTACTCAGTCTCCTCTACTACAAAAACGCTGATGTCCTTCGCATCGTATCAGAAGTGTCATACGATTTAATCGAAACGAATATCTTTTCGTTCATTGACCAGTACGCGTACTACATGTACGAAGACCTTTACATCATCATTAAGGCATTCAAGTATGTgtccttttttcaaatagaGCTAATTGAACCatggaagaaatttttttttcttctgaaccatttttcaaattcctTGAACTTGGAGAATAtttatgacattttttttttcgttcacaTTTGTAACTTGCAAAAATTGAAGTGCGAAAATTACGACGTTTTTCGAGTACTGACTGGACGCATGAAACGAATTCTGGAGATCCTGGACAAACACGACCTTCACCAGTTTAGTACTCACCCTCATACGTACCTGCTGAACATTTTGAACCTCGTCCGGGAGAAACGCAACGAGCATGTTAGTTCCTTTGCCCAGGCGTTCTTCTACTCAGTGTATAGGCGGCTGTGCGGGGACTCGGAGAAGACCCCCAGCGGGAACACCCCCAACGAGAGTACCCCCAGCGGGAACCCCTCCTGTGGGAACCCCTCCTGTGAGAACCCCTCCTGTGAGGCGCGCGAGGCCTACCGACAAGTGAACAGCCGCCCGTACAACTTCCGAGACGCGCGGCTCTTCCTGCAAGCATTCTTACTCTACCACAACGAAAAGCAGGACCAtctaaatttgaaaattctCCACTTTATCCTATTCAATGTAGAAGAGTTTTTATGTCAGATGTGCCAAAATGTGAACTACTACCACAGTGACTACATATATGGGACCCAAATGGCAGAATTTTTATCATTGGTACGCCAACTagtagataaaaaattatacaatggACAGATAATGCGTATGCTTGTTCTCATAACTAAGCACATGATACACATCCAGGGGGTTCACAATGGCAGTGATTATGTCAGCGGGGTGAATATTTGGAAAACCTTCTTTGCTCGTTTCCCCCAGGTGACGGATGCGAACGTGTGGTGCTTCATTCGGCGGCACGCGCCGCCAACCTTCCGGGCGTAG
- a CDS encoding ubiquitin conjugating enzyme E2 (putative), with amino-acid sequence MTNVARELLKKQFIELSRDHNAGFSVGLVDDANFFEWNVCFEGPKNTLYEGGIYNATLSFPTDFPNHPPQMKFTQDMWHPNGVDIYNEQEKSEERWRPIWSVEGILVSVISMLNEPNLESPANVDAA; translated from the exons atgaccaACGTAGCTAGAGAGCTTTTGAAGAAGCAATTTATAG AACTGTCTCGCGACCACAACGCCGGGTTTTCCGTCGGGCTGGTTGACGACGCAAACTTCTTTGAGTGGAACGTATGCTTTGAAGGGCCAAAAAATACCCTATATGAAG GGGGTATATACAATGCCACCCTTTCCTTTCCGACGGATTTTCCAAACCACCCCCCTCAAATGAAGTTCACCCAGGATATGTGGCACCCAAATg gtgTGGATATCTACAACGAACAGGAGAAGTCGGAGGAACGGTGGAGGCCCATCTGGTCCGTCGAAGGAATTTTGGTCAGCGTCATTTCGATGCTAAACGAGCCCAACCTTGAATCTCCTGCCAATGTGGACGCGGCG
- a CDS encoding hypothetical protein (putative), whose product MSDCESFISIDNNNNNNDETAASEGKQPMNLDKFLDYDMDFINEVDRHKYVGADITQRYDYFDIKNEQVSLLHGDNVKYSNMALGNRKKEQVNTFMKIKKELYTIAYKNYMYKMGESVGTEKRTLGEDVDSAGETAVGATALGGIAAFLSDGSTKGKEKGKKTYDLLNNEFGVVDITILRFLDTYDYNLLKTSNKIIKFILWRQMTISIFNKSQWKIKRGTSSMEQGKEEAMAAMATATGTASEIASATASGTAWGTASGTASATATKCSANPLSSTGDRDNAFINPVHIKDILMKTNIFRCGCDKKSRPMLYIKIQEKLNMQEDELFLLLVYHVDMCMNSIDYSKCYEEKGKTNAGNGNTEGEAQFDESILQLVIIVDCQKFELNNMISVDCIKKIINIFNEFYTDVLYRIYIINVPTFFKKVWSLFNMFIDNHTLKKIIFINKKNISLMYDHIDAHVMKHFDKNVDKDRAPSDDSSIFFPSTSLYYKYDEMYYKKLVGYVDTWVGKMVQANH is encoded by the exons ATGAGTGACTGCGAAAGCTTCATCTCCATcgacaacaacaacaacaacaacgaTGAGACGGCTGCAAGCGAAGGAAAGCAACCGATGAACCTGGACAAATTTTTGGACTACGACATGGACTTTATCAATGAGGTGGACAGACACAAGTACGTAGGAGCAGACATAACACAGAGGTATGATTACtttgacataaaaaatgagcaggtGTCACTTCTCCACGGGGATAATGTCAAGTACAGCAACATGGCTCTAGGcaatcgaaaaaaagaacaggtGAATACGTtcatgaaaataaaaaaagaattgtacACTATTGCGTATAAGaattatatgtacaaaatgggggaatcGGTGGGCACGGAAAAAAGGACCCTGGGGGAGGACGTCGACAGTGCAGGGGAGACAGCTGTGGGGGCCACAGCTCTAGGGGGAATAGCTGCTTTCCTCAGTGATGGCAgcacaaaagggaaggaaaaagggaaaaagacaTACGACCTGCTGAACAATGAGTTCGGAGTTGT TGACATAACCATTTTGCGATTTTTGGACACGTACGATTATAATTTGCTAAAAACTtcgaataaaattataaaatttattttgtggaGACAAATGACCATTTCGATTTTTAACAAAAGTCAGTGGAAGATAAAGAGGGGCACCAGCTCGATGGAACAGGGGAAGGAGGAGGCCATGGCTGCTATGGCGACTGCAACAGGGACTGCCTCAGAGATTGCATCGGCAACTGCATCGGGGACTGCATGGGGGACTGCCTCAGGGACTGCCTCAGCGACGGCGACCAAGTGCAGCGCCAATCCGCTGAGCTCCACGGGGGACCGAGACAACGCCTTCATCAACCCGGTGCACATTAAGGACATTTTAATGAAGACCAATATCTTCAGGTGCGGCTGTGACAAAAAATCGAGACCCatgctttatataaaaatacaagaaaaattaaacatgCAGGAGGACGAACTATTCCTGCTGCTCGTTTATCATGTCGACATGTGCATGAACAGCATTGACTACTCAAAGTGttacgaagaaaaaggaaaaacaaatgctGGGAATGGCAACACGGAGGGGGAAGCCCAATTCGACGAGTCAATTTTGCAGCTAGTCATCATTGTGGACTgccaaaaatttgaattaaataatatgatCAGCGTTGattgcattaaaaaaattattaacatttttaacgaATTTTACACAGATGTTCTGTACagaatttatattataaatgtccccaccttttttaaaaaagtttggtccctttttaatatgtttatCGATAATCACAcattgaagaaaattatttttataaataaaaaaaacatcagcTTGATGTACGACCATATCGATGCACACGTCATGAAGCATTTCGATAAAAACGTCGACAAAGACAGAGCCCCTTCGGACGACTCCtccattttcttcccttccacATCCCTGTACTATAAGTACGACGAAATGTACTATAAGAAGCTCGTTGGTTACGTGGACACCTGGGTAGGAAAGATGGTCCAGGCGAACCACTGA
- a CDS encoding ADP-ribosylation factor-like protein (putative), translating into MGNAVVSFFRDCCNKFFRKHIIFQIRICGPAQSGKTTLVKYLLYNRFLKVKPTEGLLPEKIDFEEFSVIIWDSRYSTEDDASINRLDIDAVIYCIDLSDHGRLKIAKKGFYKVLQDYNHIDDFLVVASKQDKKSCMLLQHVRSELKIDHIVDRNCHLAECSSKTGHGVEPAMNWLFNQLMNRRKRNLCFIK; encoded by the exons ATGGGTAATGCTGTGGTGTCATTCTTCCGAGATTGCTGCAACAAGTTTTTCCGTAAGCATATTATTTTCCAAATAAGAATTTGTGGCCCAGCGCAAAGTGGGAAAACCACTCTAGTCAAATACCTCCTGTACAACCGATTTTTGAAGGTCAAGCCGACGGAAG GCCTCCTGCCGGAAAAAATCGACTTTGAAGAATTTTCAGTCATCATATGGGACTCCCGTTACAGCACAGAGGACGAC GCATCTATTAACAGGCTAGACATCGACGCAGTCATTTATTGCATCGACCTCTCCGATCACGGGAGGTTAAAGATAG CGAAAAAGGGATTCTACAAGGTACTGCAGGACTACAACCACATCGACGACTTCCTAGTCGTGGCAAGCAAACAGGACAAGAAGAGCTGCATGCTGCTGCAGCACGTCAGGAGTGAGCTCAAGATTGACCACATCGTCGATAGGAACtg TCACCTAGCAGAATGCTCTTCCAAAACCGGACACGGTGTGGAGCCCGCGATGAACTGGCTCTTCAATCAGCTAATGAACCGTCGCAAGCGAAATTTGtgtttcataaaataa
- a CDS encoding WD domain G-beta repeat domain containing protein (putative) — translation RQSSEHFTCKFAYRQGATYRLIIPLCIIFFFFFRPICAPFNNEREFPCRRRSHSSVCTSNYTQHRGCCFTHHFSSALGVVAPSMASPPELLPPIGHLLKLEKDVKKKIAEKEHQMRVTFFFLNVHKLGNPRLTHKKNYRTRWSTSLQINKCRRQRNGRIKNTHLEIHTLLIKKKCHLKKELVRKRGRRKEEGAFPSHPPDVGKHFQTGLTSDGRGRSRRRRTGRGQTAHTP, via the exons cgtCAAAGCAGCGAACATTTCACGTGTAAGTTCGCGTATCGTCAAGGGGCTACCTACAGACTGATAATTCCcctttgtataatttttttttttttttttcgcccaaTTTGCGCACCTTTTAACAATGAAAGGGAGTTCCCGTGTAGAAGACGTTCACACAGTTCTGTTTGCACTTCGAATTACACACAACATCGTGGATGTTGCTTTACCCACCATTTCAGTTCTGCCCTCGGGGTCGTAGCTCCCTCCATGGCGTCTCCCCCCGAgttgcttccccccattGGTCACTTGCTAAAACTCGAAAAggatgtgaagaaaaaaatcgccGAAAAGGAGCACCAAATGAGGGTTacgttcttctttttaaacgTCCACAAATTAGGTAACCCCCGTTTGacccataaaaaaaattatcgaaCCAGGTGGAGTACATCCCTccaaataaacaaatgtcGGAGGCAACGAAATGggagaataaaaaacacCCACTTGGAAATACACACCCTTCtcattaagaaaaaatgccacttgaaaaaggaacttgtgcgcaaaagggggaggcggaaagaagaaggagcgTTCCCATCACATCCCCCCGACGTAGGTAAGCAC TTTCAAACGGGATTAACGAGCGACGGGAGGGGACGAAGCAGGAGGCGACGCACAGGGAGAGGACAAACAGCGCACACTCCGTAA
- a CDS encoding hypothetical protein (putative) — translation ILRELNVRKRLAEYKVDHFVRKYTGKIKGSNIMHRQMAQLYEEKSAIEIFVKSEKGDRNNFDRIVGHIVFFDYRANVLLENAVLVAASGERRLPWMFIQLKRTHENAKTRKREKAKA, via the exons ATTTTGCGGGAACTGAATGTGCGGAAGAGACTCGCCGAGTACAAGGTAGACCACTTTGTCAGGAAGTACACCG GAAAAATCAAGGGGAGTAACATAATGCACAGGCAGATGGCACAGctatatgaagaaaaatctgcaattgaaatttttgtaaaaagcgAGAAGGGTGACAGAAACAACTTTGACCGTATCGTGGGGCACATTGTCTTTTTTGATTACCGCGCGAATGTGTTGCTTGAGAATGCAGTGCTAGTT GCAGCGTCGGGCGAGCGGAGACTCCCGTGGATGTTTATTCAGTTAAAGCGGACGCACGAAAACGCGAAAACGCGAAAAcgcgaaaaagcgaaagcg
- a CDS encoding RNA-binding protein (putative) yields the protein TLEENKLYVKNIPKEITKRDLINFFCNETGFVDTRMVRDSSGKPKYFAYVEFDSKENAANFFGTLKESNVDKYKTFKIKGVDLYVAICNSTKIIFEEMKIFIKFVDCPADMDEVVIKKDVSDFLAKHEVAVEEIRLLGGNPPTHGYVQLHNNEDVVKCVEDVKEGTIKNVHFTLNYSIPIIKKKIIPDVEKIKANKEKNKKLQEEKKKEENNSTIVVKNLHFNTRMYKLKKLFEQIGEIEKIHLSKKVSENNIKRNRGYAFITFKNISDATSALILNDSLVDGRSILVSKFLEDDSRAKHREGSTHMGGQLHGEHDTEEQQQPPRGEKCNTNRRGNYHHVNHNVRSNHPQERRRINLNKSGDPNVAVEKRTDQTEGEEPTPLTNDDFRKFFLNNSFLLFFFLFLIHSMFLKRFT from the exons ACGCTGGAGGAGAACAAGCTATACGTGAAAAATATTCCCAAAGAAATAACCAAAAGGGATctaattaatttcttttgtaaCGAAACTGGGTTTGTAGACACGAGGATGGTACGCGACTCTTCAGGGAAGCctaaatattttgcatacgTTGAATTTGATAGCAAAGAAAATGcagccaatttttttggaacccTAAAGGAAAGCAATGTGGATAAGTACAAAAcgtttaaaataaaaggagtCGATCTGTATGTAGCTATTTGCAACTCGactaaaattatatttgagGAAATGAAGATTTTTATTAAGTTTGTTGATTGTCCTGCGGACATGGATGAGGTGGTGATTAAGAAGGACGTTTCGGATTTCCTCGCGAAGCACGAGGTGGCCGTGGAAGAGATCCGCCTCCTCGGAGGCAACCCACCCAC GCACGGCTACGTGCAACTGCACAACAACGAAGACGTAGTGAAATGCGTGGAGGACGTCAAGGAAGGGACcatcaaaaatgtgcacttTACCCTAAATTATAGCATcccaataattaaaaaaaaaatcatcccagatgtagaaaaaatcaaagcaaataaggaaaaaaataaaaaactccaagaggaaaaaaaaaaagaggaaaataacTCTACcattgttgtaaaaaatttgcatttcAACACAAGGATGTACAAACTGAAAAAGTTATTCGAACAGATCGgtgaaattgaaaaaattcatctgAGTAAGAAGGTATccgaaaataatattaaacgGAATAGAGGCTACGcttttattacatttaaaaatatcagtGATGCCACATCTGCCCTTATTCTTAATGACTCTCTCGTTGACGGGAGAAGCATTTTGGTCTCCAAGTTCCTGGAGGATGATAGTAGGGCCAAGCATAGAGAGGGTAGTACCCACATGGGTGGACAGCTCCATGGGGAGCATGACACGGAGGAACAACAACAACCCCCACGAGGGGAAAAGTGTAACACCAATAGGAGAGGCAACTACCACCATGTTAATCACAACGTGAGGAGTAACCACCCtcaggaaagaagaagaattaatTTGAACAAGTCAGGCGATCCAAATGTAGcagtggaaaaaagaacCGATCAAACGGAGGGAGAGGAACCCACTCCACTAACCAACGATGACTtccgaaaattttttttaaataattcattcttactttttttttttctttttttaattcatagtatgtttttaaaaaggtttacA